In Blastopirellula sp. J2-11, a single genomic region encodes these proteins:
- a CDS encoding right-handed parallel beta-helix repeat-containing protein translates to MKSVCSLFVALCIAVSTIAAAEIHLAPNGDDIAAGTVATPLKTFSAVLTKLQQSQYAGDTQVILHDGVYAIERPIELGPQHLPTAGTLTFRAAPGAKPSISGGREITGWKVAGDGAWTTEIAEVKSGDWRFRELFVSSAPATRARHPNEGYLRIEKSLPDRRSGFTFNAGEVPLEAVGAELVFLHDWSMSRINIASIDAATHTLKTQFPIGPNAAHYAIDNFEPHPRFYLENHPDLLDAPGEWYLDEVSGTLTYLPREGETPENTRVFAPLAEQLLVVRGTEDSPVRGVRFEGIEFQHAAWMLPPEGYASSQATMHEARDSSPRSKSRGIMPAAILLELAEDCAIVDGRIANLGCSGAWLGSRTKNCRIERCVVEDVSGNGVNIGEDRTRRVDGKLWSEAAPQQIARGNAVTDCVVRRCGRQFFGSIGVWVAFAAETQVTHNEITDLPYSGVSVGWLWNPTPTPVEKNVVATNHIHHVMQRLSDGGGIYTLGRQPGTRLAENHIHDIPLNAGRAESNGMFLDEGSDQITIENNLIYNIDKSPLRFHKAEEMFVRKNVLVCRDAATPPLRYNSTKAETVQQTNNIVLTADKFDLATYQKRVANCGPRQSPPYLAPAE, encoded by the coding sequence ATGAAATCCGTTTGCTCGCTCTTCGTCGCGTTGTGCATAGCCGTTTCGACGATCGCCGCCGCCGAAATCCATCTTGCCCCCAACGGTGATGATATCGCCGCAGGCACAGTCGCCACACCGCTGAAAACGTTCTCCGCCGTGCTGACCAAATTGCAGCAATCGCAGTACGCCGGCGATACGCAGGTGATCCTGCATGACGGCGTTTATGCGATCGAGCGGCCGATTGAGTTGGGGCCGCAACATTTGCCGACGGCAGGAACGCTTACGTTTCGCGCCGCCCCAGGCGCCAAACCGAGCATCAGCGGCGGACGAGAAATCACCGGTTGGAAAGTCGCGGGCGACGGCGCCTGGACGACGGAGATCGCGGAAGTCAAAAGCGGCGATTGGCGTTTTCGTGAACTCTTTGTCAGCAGTGCGCCGGCCACCCGGGCGCGCCATCCCAACGAAGGTTATCTGCGGATCGAAAAGTCGCTGCCCGATCGTCGCAGCGGTTTTACTTTCAACGCAGGCGAAGTGCCGCTCGAAGCCGTCGGCGCCGAGTTGGTGTTTCTGCACGATTGGTCGATGTCGCGGATCAATATCGCGTCGATCGACGCGGCGACGCACACGCTGAAGACGCAGTTTCCGATTGGACCCAATGCGGCCCATTACGCGATCGACAACTTTGAACCGCATCCCCGCTTCTATCTCGAAAATCATCCCGACTTGCTCGACGCGCCTGGCGAATGGTATTTGGACGAGGTGTCAGGCACGCTCACTTATCTGCCGCGTGAAGGAGAGACGCCGGAGAATACTCGCGTCTTTGCGCCGTTGGCCGAACAATTGCTAGTTGTTCGCGGAACGGAAGATTCGCCGGTTCGCGGCGTTCGTTTTGAGGGAATCGAATTTCAGCACGCTGCTTGGATGCTGCCGCCGGAAGGATACGCATCGTCGCAAGCGACCATGCATGAAGCGCGCGACTCCTCTCCCCGCTCCAAATCGCGAGGCATCATGCCGGCGGCGATTTTGTTGGAGTTGGCGGAAGATTGCGCGATTGTAGATGGGCGGATCGCTAACCTCGGTTGCTCCGGCGCGTGGCTCGGCTCGCGCACCAAGAACTGCCGCATCGAGCGCTGCGTCGTGGAAGACGTCAGCGGCAACGGCGTCAACATTGGGGAAGACCGTACACGTCGCGTCGATGGCAAACTGTGGAGCGAGGCGGCGCCGCAGCAGATTGCGCGCGGCAATGCGGTGACTGACTGCGTGGTGCGGCGCTGCGGACGACAGTTTTTTGGTTCGATCGGCGTGTGGGTCGCCTTCGCAGCGGAGACCCAAGTTACCCATAACGAGATTACCGACTTGCCTTACTCCGGCGTTTCAGTCGGCTGGCTCTGGAATCCGACGCCGACACCGGTCGAAAAGAACGTGGTCGCGACGAATCACATTCATCATGTGATGCAACGACTGAGCGACGGCGGCGGCATCTATACGTTGGGACGACAACCGGGAACACGTTTGGCCGAGAATCACATCCACGACATCCCGCTGAACGCCGGCCGCGCCGAATCGAACGGGATGTTTCTGGACGAAGGGAGCGATCAGATCACGATCGAAAACAATTTGATCTACAACATCGACAAATCGCCGCTCCGGTTTCATAAGGCCGAAGAGATGTTCGTGCGGAAAAATGTGTTGGTCTGCCGCGACGCGGCGACTCCGCCGCTACGTTACAACAGCACCAAAGCCGAGACGGTGCAGCAGACCAACAATATCGTGCTGACGGCCGACAAGTTCGACCTGGCGACGTATCAAAAACGGGTCGCCAACTGCGGGCCGCGACAGTCGCCTCCGTATCTGGCTCCCGCTGAGTAG
- a CDS encoding Gfo/Idh/MocA family protein produces the protein MIRVGIVGVGFMGWIHYLAYQKVRSMKLAAVSSRDPKRLKGDWRGIKGNFGPPGAKIDLKGVATYSTYEEMLADDSIDMVDLCLPPAIHADFTIKAFEAGKHVLVEKPIAVSAADAKRMVKASQKSGKLLMTAHSLPFFPEYNFALKAARSGQYGKLLGGSFKRSISDPTWVDGFWDAEKVGGPMVDLQIHDSHWIRLLFGMPTAVTSQGRMRGDVVEYVSSQFEFADRSLVVNLNAGVIDQPSRSFAHGFEIHFEKATLLFDFCVIDDQPVLSMPLTVIPKKGKSKQPKLAGGDPVEAFIAEMKEAATSIETGTPSDILSGETAADALVLCHKQTEAVVKGRKVKI, from the coding sequence ATGATTCGCGTTGGCATCGTTGGAGTCGGTTTCATGGGCTGGATTCACTATCTGGCTTACCAAAAAGTTCGTTCGATGAAACTGGCCGCCGTCAGCTCGCGCGATCCCAAACGTCTCAAAGGGGACTGGCGCGGCATCAAAGGCAACTTTGGTCCTCCCGGCGCCAAGATCGATCTGAAGGGAGTCGCGACCTACTCGACCTACGAAGAGATGCTGGCCGACGATTCGATCGACATGGTCGACCTTTGTTTGCCCCCGGCGATTCATGCCGACTTCACCATTAAAGCCTTTGAAGCCGGCAAGCATGTCTTGGTCGAAAAGCCGATCGCCGTCTCGGCCGCGGACGCCAAACGGATGGTCAAAGCGTCCCAGAAGTCGGGCAAGTTGCTGATGACGGCGCATTCGCTGCCGTTCTTTCCAGAGTACAACTTCGCGCTGAAAGCGGCCCGCAGCGGTCAATACGGCAAGCTGCTCGGCGGCAGTTTCAAACGGTCGATCTCTGATCCGACGTGGGTCGACGGCTTTTGGGACGCCGAGAAAGTAGGTGGCCCGATGGTCGACCTGCAGATTCATGATTCGCATTGGATCCGCTTGCTGTTCGGCATGCCGACGGCCGTCACCAGCCAAGGCCGGATGCGCGGCGACGTGGTCGAATATGTCAGCTCACAGTTCGAATTCGCCGACCGCAGCCTGGTCGTCAACTTGAACGCCGGCGTGATCGATCAACCCAGCCGCTCGTTCGCCCACGGCTTTGAAATTCACTTTGAAAAAGCGACGCTGCTGTTCGACTTCTGCGTGATCGACGACCAACCTGTCCTCTCGATGCCGCTGACAGTCATCCCGAAAAAGGGAAAATCGAAGCAGCCGAAACTAGCCGGCGGCGATCCGGTCGAAGCGTTCATCGCCGAGATGAAAGAAGCGGCCACGTCCATCGAAACCGGCACGCCGTCCGACATCCTCTCTGGCGAAACCGCCGCCGACGCGCTGGTCCTCTGCCACAAACAAACCGAAGCGGTGGTCAAGGGACGCAAGGTGAAGATCTAG
- a CDS encoding rhamnulokinase — MATKTYLAIDIGASSGRVLGGIFDGERLRLEELHRFDNGPTHAAGGMYWDLLLLWKNVQEGLKAAQAKYGDDIVSMGVDTWGVDFAFLGDDGELLGNPRHYRDPRTKGIFTDAFEIASREQIFTETGLQFLEFNSLYQLYAMRRNDSSILEAAEDFLMMPDIFHWLLTGEKGNEVTNATTTQLYNPVTKDWSKKLIEKFGLPNVFHEILPTGTNLGKLRSEVIAATGIRSAEVILPGTHDTASAVAAVPATQSTGKSPNWCYISSGTWSLMGVETTHPVINAKCAEYNFTNEGGIGGTTRLLKNIGGLWLVQECRRIWKEAGREFSWSELVRMSEAATPLASLIDPDHASFSAPANMPQAIRDFCTRTGQQAPQSEGEVIRCALESLAMRYRMVHGWLQELTGGQIDTIHIVGGGAQNTLLSQFAADSCKCRVIAGPTEATAVGNLMTQAVSLGDIGNLWESREVVRNSFSVTEYQPRNTTAWDEAFGRFMNLINKV, encoded by the coding sequence ATGGCGACAAAAACCTATTTGGCGATCGATATCGGCGCATCGAGCGGCCGTGTTCTCGGTGGTATTTTCGACGGCGAACGTCTCCGCCTTGAAGAGCTTCACCGGTTTGATAACGGGCCTACGCACGCAGCCGGCGGCATGTACTGGGATTTACTGCTGCTCTGGAAAAACGTCCAAGAAGGGCTCAAAGCGGCCCAAGCCAAGTATGGTGATGACATCGTCAGCATGGGGGTCGACACCTGGGGAGTCGATTTCGCTTTTCTGGGAGACGACGGCGAGCTGCTCGGAAACCCGCGGCATTATCGGGATCCGCGGACCAAAGGAATTTTTACCGATGCGTTTGAAATCGCGTCGCGCGAACAGATTTTCACCGAGACTGGGCTGCAATTTCTCGAGTTCAACTCCCTTTACCAGTTGTATGCGATGCGTCGCAACGACAGCTCGATCTTGGAAGCGGCCGAAGATTTTTTGATGATGCCTGACATTTTTCATTGGCTGCTGACCGGCGAAAAAGGGAACGAAGTCACCAACGCCACCACGACGCAACTCTACAATCCGGTCACCAAAGATTGGTCGAAAAAGCTGATCGAGAAGTTTGGTCTCCCCAACGTCTTTCACGAGATCCTGCCGACCGGAACCAACCTTGGCAAGTTGCGCAGCGAAGTGATCGCCGCCACCGGCATCCGCTCGGCCGAAGTGATCTTGCCTGGCACGCATGATACGGCCAGCGCCGTCGCGGCAGTGCCGGCGACGCAATCGACCGGCAAGTCGCCCAACTGGTGCTATATCTCCAGCGGCACTTGGAGCCTGATGGGGGTCGAGACGACGCACCCGGTGATCAACGCCAAATGCGCCGAGTACAACTTCACCAACGAAGGGGGAATCGGCGGCACCACGCGACTGTTGAAAAACATCGGCGGGCTCTGGCTCGTGCAAGAATGTCGCCGCATCTGGAAAGAAGCAGGCCGCGAGTTCAGCTGGTCCGAACTAGTCCGCATGTCGGAAGCGGCGACTCCGCTCGCTTCACTCATCGATCCCGATCACGCGAGCTTCTCGGCGCCGGCCAACATGCCGCAGGCAATCCGCGACTTCTGCACGCGCACCGGACAGCAAGCGCCGCAAAGCGAAGGGGAAGTGATCCGCTGCGCCCTGGAAAGCCTGGCGATGCGTTACCGCATGGTCCATGGTTGGCTGCAAGAGCTGACCGGCGGACAGATCGACACCATCCATATCGTCGGCGGCGGAGCGCAAAATACGCTCCTCAGTCAGTTCGCCGCCGACTCTTGCAAATGCCGCGTAATCGCTGGCCCGACCGAAGCGACCGCCGTCGGCAATTTAATGACCCAGGCCGTATCGCTGGGCGATATCGGCAACCTGTGGGAAAGCCGCGAAGTCGTCCGCAACAGTTTTTCCGTGACCGAATATCAGCCCCGTAACACGACCGCGTGGGACGAAGCGTTCGGGCGATTCATGAACTTAATCAACAAGGTGTAA
- a CDS encoding ATP-binding protein, whose translation MNQLSDEQLLRSAPFAEAWARLDYVWQSNRRCAVVIGPAGVGKSTLMSRYAAQLAKSHVAVAQIAATGLASYDMASLLVEAWGGRLRPGQYPTIALADQLAVLTAERQAAVLFLDNADEMTMDAANVVLQLLRAPAHEGAKLTIVLAALEGSLRQIDRRILELCELRVDLEPWTVEETQDFVESTLLEQDDFPEVDEAAIARIHALSEGSPRRVAQLLNLSLTTGAAQHLPQIDAETIEGLYGELGVL comes from the coding sequence TTGAATCAACTGAGCGACGAGCAATTGCTGCGCAGCGCGCCGTTTGCCGAAGCCTGGGCGCGGCTTGACTACGTCTGGCAGTCGAACCGCCGCTGCGCCGTAGTGATCGGACCGGCCGGAGTCGGCAAATCAACGCTGATGTCTCGTTACGCCGCACAACTCGCGAAGTCCCACGTTGCGGTCGCCCAGATCGCAGCGACCGGATTGGCTTCCTACGACATGGCGTCGCTGCTGGTCGAAGCTTGGGGGGGACGTCTGCGACCGGGCCAATACCCGACAATCGCATTGGCCGATCAGTTGGCGGTGCTAACGGCCGAACGCCAAGCGGCGGTCCTGTTTCTGGACAATGCGGACGAAATGACGATGGACGCCGCCAACGTCGTGTTGCAATTGCTGCGTGCTCCGGCGCACGAAGGCGCCAAACTTACCATCGTGCTAGCGGCGCTCGAAGGTTCGCTGCGTCAAATCGATCGGCGAATTCTGGAACTGTGCGAACTGCGGGTTGATCTGGAGCCGTGGACCGTAGAAGAGACGCAAGACTTCGTCGAGTCGACCTTGCTGGAACAGGACGACTTTCCGGAAGTGGACGAAGCGGCGATCGCCCGGATTCATGCGTTGTCAGAAGGATCGCCCCGGCGCGTCGCCCAATTGCTGAATTTGAGTCTAACGACTGGCGCCGCGCAACATCTGCCGCAAATCGACGCCGAGACGATCGAAGGTCTGTACGGCGAATTGGGCGTGCTGTAA
- a CDS encoding 16S rRNA (uracil(1498)-N(3))-methyltransferase, giving the protein MSHRFFLEAPITGDTVEIDGPEAHHLLHVMRAKIGAQVTLFDDSGAQFAAEIIAVGRKSATARVIARQEVSRELPIALTIAAALPKGDRLRWLVEKCVELGVTELTPLETERSVSLKKEKSLDKLRGYVIDASKQCERNRLMRIADSAALPAFWSHAPSSALRLIADPNASESVADLLPAEPTDVVVAIGPEGGFSPDEYQAALSAGWRGFRLGKRILRIETAALATAALIAAHYDRSGA; this is encoded by the coding sequence ATGTCACATCGATTCTTTTTAGAAGCGCCGATTACGGGAGATACCGTGGAAATCGACGGTCCCGAAGCCCACCATCTTTTGCACGTCATGCGAGCAAAAATTGGCGCTCAGGTCACGCTGTTCGATGATAGCGGCGCTCAATTCGCCGCCGAAATCATCGCTGTTGGCCGCAAATCGGCGACTGCCAGAGTTATCGCACGCCAAGAGGTGAGCCGTGAACTGCCGATCGCGCTGACAATCGCGGCCGCTCTGCCGAAGGGGGATCGCCTGCGGTGGCTGGTCGAAAAATGCGTCGAGCTGGGAGTGACCGAACTGACGCCGCTAGAAACCGAGCGGAGCGTTTCGCTGAAAAAAGAAAAGTCGCTCGACAAGCTCCGCGGCTATGTGATCGACGCTAGCAAGCAATGCGAGCGCAACCGCTTGATGCGAATCGCCGATTCAGCCGCGCTGCCGGCGTTTTGGAGTCATGCACCATCTAGTGCGCTGCGCCTGATCGCCGATCCCAACGCCAGCGAATCGGTCGCCGACTTGTTGCCGGCCGAGCCAACCGATGTCGTTGTCGCCATTGGACCGGAAGGAGGCTTCTCGCCCGACGAGTATCAAGCCGCCCTGTCAGCCGGTTGGCGCGGGTTCCGATTAGGAAAGCGAATCTTGCGAATCGAAACGGCGGCGCTGGCGACAGCAGCCCTGATCGCCGCCCACTACGATCGATCTGGCGCCTAA
- the metG gene encoding methionine--tRNA ligase — MTARRILVTSALPYANGPIHIGHLVEYIQTDIWVRFQRLRGNDCRYFCADDTHGTAITISAKRNEVSEEAFIAQMSAEHQTDFAGFDIEFDNYGSTNSDENRELCAQFWQSLRDADLVIEKEIEQLFDPEAQQFLADRFVRGTCPKCGRTNQPGDNCECGHTYTPVELIDPVSVLSGATPELRKATHLFVALEKLHPFLEEWSQSGEHLQTEVANYLKGHFLHEELRDWDISRPGPYFGFEIPDSPGNYWYVWFDAPIGYIASTWEWCKRNGESLDKWWRDPSTEVHHFIGKDITYFHTLFWPGMLQTAGFTLPTKVHIHGFLTVGGEKMSKSKGTFVKAAKYLEHLNPAYLRYYYATKLGPRLDDLDLNVAEFAEKIDSDLVGKVVNIASRCAKFVQTTGLSAAYPDDGGRFEHAAQAGEEIAAAYEACDYNRAMRLILELADRANPFIETNKPWELRKDPANAQTLQDVCTVGINLFRQIIIYLSPVLPKLAAEVGALLNDPLTSWDQSQTPLAGTQVNKFEHLMKRVDTKRVLAMIDESKEETADADATSPADEIAAKYNDSAEVLAAEPLAEECTIDDFMKVDLRVARVLHAEEVTDARKLLKLTLSLGGDERRQVFAGIKAAYKPEDLIGRLVVMVANLKPRQMKFGLSEGMVAAAGEGGAEVFVLTADEGAKPGHRVH; from the coding sequence ATGACTGCGCGACGAATTCTTGTAACTTCTGCTTTGCCCTACGCGAATGGCCCGATCCATATCGGCCACTTAGTCGAGTACATCCAGACCGATATCTGGGTCCGCTTTCAGCGACTACGCGGCAACGATTGTCGCTACTTCTGCGCGGACGATACGCACGGCACGGCGATCACGATCAGCGCCAAACGGAACGAAGTCTCGGAAGAAGCGTTCATCGCCCAAATGAGCGCTGAACATCAGACCGACTTCGCCGGCTTCGATATCGAGTTCGACAATTACGGCTCGACCAACAGTGATGAGAATCGCGAGCTTTGCGCCCAGTTTTGGCAGTCCCTGCGCGACGCCGATCTGGTCATCGAGAAGGAAATCGAGCAACTTTTCGATCCCGAAGCCCAGCAATTTCTCGCCGATCGCTTTGTCCGCGGCACTTGTCCCAAGTGTGGACGGACCAATCAACCCGGCGACAACTGCGAGTGCGGGCACACCTACACGCCGGTCGAGTTGATCGATCCTGTCAGCGTCCTCTCGGGCGCAACGCCAGAGCTGCGCAAAGCGACGCACCTGTTTGTCGCCCTCGAAAAGTTGCATCCCTTCCTGGAAGAGTGGTCGCAAAGCGGCGAGCATCTGCAGACGGAAGTCGCCAACTATTTGAAGGGGCACTTCCTTCACGAAGAGCTGCGTGATTGGGATATTTCACGCCCTGGTCCCTATTTTGGCTTTGAGATTCCTGACAGTCCCGGCAATTATTGGTACGTCTGGTTCGACGCGCCGATTGGTTACATCGCTTCGACCTGGGAGTGGTGCAAACGCAACGGCGAGTCGCTCGACAAATGGTGGAGAGATCCGTCGACTGAAGTCCATCACTTCATCGGCAAAGACATCACTTACTTCCATACGCTCTTCTGGCCCGGCATGTTGCAGACGGCCGGATTCACGCTGCCGACCAAAGTCCATATCCACGGCTTTTTAACCGTCGGCGGCGAGAAGATGTCCAAGAGCAAAGGGACCTTCGTCAAAGCGGCGAAATACCTGGAGCATCTCAATCCAGCCTACCTCCGCTACTATTACGCGACCAAGCTTGGTCCGCGCTTGGACGATCTCGATCTGAACGTCGCTGAGTTCGCTGAAAAGATCGACAGTGACCTGGTCGGCAAAGTGGTCAATATCGCCAGCCGCTGCGCCAAGTTCGTGCAGACGACCGGGCTCTCCGCCGCGTATCCCGATGACGGCGGACGGTTTGAGCATGCCGCCCAAGCGGGCGAAGAGATCGCCGCCGCCTACGAAGCGTGCGACTACAATCGCGCGATGCGTTTGATTTTGGAACTGGCCGATCGGGCCAATCCCTTTATCGAAACGAACAAGCCGTGGGAACTGCGGAAAGATCCGGCCAACGCCCAGACATTGCAAGACGTCTGCACCGTGGGGATCAACCTCTTCCGCCAGATCATCATTTACCTGTCGCCGGTGTTGCCCAAGTTGGCGGCCGAAGTCGGCGCACTGCTGAATGATCCGCTCACGTCGTGGGACCAGTCGCAAACGCCGCTGGCGGGGACGCAGGTCAACAAATTCGAACACTTGATGAAACGAGTCGACACAAAACGAGTTCTTGCCATGATTGACGAAAGCAAAGAAGAAACCGCCGACGCTGACGCAACAAGCCCAGCCGACGAAATCGCCGCCAAGTACAACGACAGCGCCGAGGTGCTGGCCGCCGAACCATTGGCCGAAGAATGCACGATCGACGACTTCATGAAGGTTGACCTGCGAGTCGCCCGCGTGTTGCACGCCGAAGAAGTCACCGACGCCCGCAAGCTGCTGAAGCTGACGCTAAGTCTGGGGGGCGACGAGCGTCGCCAAGTCTTCGCCGGCATCAAAGCGGCCTACAAACCAGAAGATCTGATCGGCCGCCTGGTCGTGATGGTCGCCAATCTAAAGCCGCGGCAGATGAAGTTCGGCCTGTCCGAAGGCATGGTCGCCGCCGCCGGAGAAGGGGGCGCCGAAGTCTTTGTGCTGACCGCCGACGAAGGCGCCAAGCCGGGACATCGCGTCCACTAA
- a CDS encoding cation:proton antiporter, producing the protein MQPTTVEQVVLDLIVILTAGAISGAVCRRFQISSLVGYLMIGAICGSGGLGFFTSESEVLAHLAEIGALFLLFSIGMEISLDEVQEFAFRLLVGGPTQLLLVSIPSALLIRALGLDWPAAILLGSAIALSSTVLVFRALKEGGVQSTAAGVSSISVLIFQDMAIVPLMLMAPLLAGASEKSSLDLLKLGLYSLMFLAIIPISGLIVQRIGVPVLQRLRSRELLVLFALAVLGGMCFLAHELGLPAALGAFAAGLILSGNRLTQQVDALILPFRETFAAIFFISLGGLLHIQEAMQDPWLVLIGLPVILALKTLGGAVALRAVGVRWPVAFCFGLGLAQVGELSFLLLSEGMRLDLINAAQYNQMLVLAIATLLLTPAMIGYGIRAVGDHLAEVVRHVKKLKRPPSDVKEAVVIGVGPIAKQVASRFEMMGISVCFVDMNAVNTYPLEQLGFRTVTGDATKLKTLQQAEVDRAQLVLVSVPSDEAAVAIVRMIRRLNKSATIMARCRYLETRARLLSSGADLAIDEESHVASALLSMVDSLDLAPH; encoded by the coding sequence ATGCAACCGACGACCGTAGAACAAGTCGTTCTCGACCTGATTGTGATTCTGACGGCCGGCGCCATCTCTGGCGCCGTTTGCCGCCGTTTTCAGATTTCGTCCTTGGTCGGCTATCTGATGATCGGCGCGATCTGCGGCAGCGGCGGACTGGGGTTTTTTACGAGCGAAAGCGAAGTACTGGCCCATTTGGCCGAAATCGGGGCGCTGTTTCTGCTCTTTTCGATCGGGATGGAAATCTCGCTCGACGAGGTCCAGGAGTTCGCGTTTCGCCTGCTGGTGGGCGGTCCGACGCAGTTGCTGTTGGTCTCGATCCCGTCGGCGCTGCTGATCCGCGCGCTCGGTTTGGATTGGCCGGCGGCGATTTTGCTGGGCTCGGCGATTGCGCTCAGCTCGACGGTGCTGGTGTTTCGCGCACTGAAAGAGGGGGGCGTGCAATCGACCGCGGCCGGCGTCTCCTCGATCAGCGTCCTCATCTTTCAAGACATGGCGATCGTCCCGCTGATGCTGATGGCGCCGTTGTTGGCGGGGGCGAGCGAAAAATCCTCGCTGGATCTGCTGAAGCTGGGCCTTTATTCGCTGATGTTCCTGGCGATTATCCCGATTTCTGGCCTGATTGTGCAGCGGATCGGCGTCCCGGTTTTACAGCGGCTACGCAGTCGCGAACTGTTGGTGCTGTTCGCGCTGGCCGTGTTGGGCGGGATGTGCTTTCTCGCGCATGAGCTTGGTTTGCCGGCCGCACTGGGGGCGTTCGCCGCCGGATTGATCCTGTCTGGCAACCGACTGACGCAGCAGGTCGACGCGTTGATTTTGCCGTTTCGCGAAACGTTCGCGGCGATTTTCTTTATCTCGCTCGGCGGTTTGCTCCACATCCAAGAAGCGATGCAAGATCCATGGTTGGTCTTGATCGGTCTACCGGTGATCTTGGCGCTCAAGACGCTTGGCGGCGCCGTCGCGCTGCGTGCTGTCGGCGTGCGCTGGCCGGTCGCTTTCTGCTTTGGTCTGGGACTGGCTCAGGTGGGCGAATTGAGCTTCTTGCTGCTGTCCGAAGGGATGCGGCTCGACCTGATCAACGCCGCCCAGTACAACCAAATGCTGGTGTTAGCGATTGCGACGCTGCTGCTGACGCCGGCGATGATCGGATACGGAATTCGGGCGGTCGGCGATCATCTGGCCGAAGTGGTTCGCCATGTGAAGAAGCTGAAGCGACCTCCGTCAGACGTGAAAGAGGCGGTGGTGATCGGCGTCGGTCCGATCGCCAAGCAGGTCGCGTCGCGGTTTGAGATGATGGGAATCTCGGTTTGCTTTGTGGATATGAACGCCGTGAACACCTATCCGCTGGAGCAACTCGGTTTTCGCACCGTGACCGGCGATGCGACGAAGCTGAAGACGCTGCAGCAGGCCGAAGTCGATCGCGCGCAGCTGGTGCTCGTCTCGGTTCCCAGTGACGAAGCGGCGGTCGCGATCGTCCGAATGATTCGCCGGTTAAACAAGAGTGCGACGATCATGGCCCGCTGTCGCTATCTCGAGACGCGTGCGCGCCTCCTCTCCTCTGGCGCCGATCTGGCGATTGACGAAGAGTCGCACGTCGCCAGCGCCTTGCTGTCGATGGTCGACTCGTTAGATCTTGCCCCTCATTAG
- a CDS encoding RrF2 family transcriptional regulator, with translation MAAGTVLNISAKTEYACVAMIELAALYDSGDPVRVRELAATHSIPAHFLTQILLQLKGAGMVQSTRGATGGYRLARDPSEISIYDIHRVIEGDSDQPCGALQKPTAAAAALKALCCEAATAQREILSAATLADMAEKAGSTVEDMFYI, from the coding sequence ATGGCCGCCGGAACCGTTTTGAATATCTCCGCCAAAACCGAATACGCTTGCGTCGCCATGATCGAATTGGCGGCGCTCTACGACTCGGGCGACCCTGTCCGCGTGCGCGAGTTGGCGGCGACGCACAGCATTCCGGCTCATTTTCTGACGCAGATCTTGCTGCAGCTCAAAGGCGCCGGCATGGTGCAAAGCACCCGCGGCGCAACCGGCGGCTATCGCTTGGCCCGCGATCCCAGCGAGATCTCGATCTATGACATCCACCGCGTGATCGAAGGGGACAGCGATCAACCTTGCGGCGCGCTGCAAAAGCCGACCGCAGCTGCGGCGGCGCTGAAGGCGCTCTGTTGTGAAGCGGCGACCGCCCAACGCGAGATTCTCTCGGCCGCGACCTTGGCCGACATGGCCGAGAAAGCCGGCAGCACCGTCGAAGATATGTTTTATATCTAG
- a CDS encoding phosphoadenylyl-sulfate reductase, whose translation MKTQVLTETGKLEPTDELLAELAAKSEELESASPEEIIAWAAERFGSKLTMGTAFGPEGCTILYMLSQIAPETPVFNLDTGYQFQETLDLRDRIAEKLGIEVELLKPELSVEEYEAQTGGLPLYKTNPTQCCFDRKITVLKRGAEGKHAWISAIRRDQSPDRARAPIVGWDKKFGLAKINPLANVDKAWVWRMITEHDIPYNPLHDQGYTSIGCWPCTRAVAAGEDERAGRWSGTEKTECGLHTLDDDTNK comes from the coding sequence ATGAAGACGCAAGTGCTGACCGAAACCGGAAAATTAGAGCCGACCGATGAGCTTTTGGCCGAATTAGCCGCCAAAAGTGAAGAGTTGGAATCGGCCTCGCCGGAAGAAATTATTGCCTGGGCGGCCGAGCGATTTGGCTCGAAGCTGACCATGGGAACCGCGTTCGGCCCTGAAGGCTGCACGATTCTCTACATGCTCTCGCAGATTGCTCCCGAGACGCCGGTCTTTAATCTCGACACCGGTTATCAGTTTCAAGAGACGCTCGATCTGCGCGATCGCATCGCCGAGAAACTGGGGATCGAAGTCGAACTGCTGAAGCCCGAGCTGAGCGTCGAAGAGTACGAAGCGCAAACCGGCGGGCTGCCCCTCTACAAGACGAACCCCACGCAGTGCTGCTTTGATCGCAAGATCACCGTGCTCAAACGTGGCGCTGAAGGGAAGCATGCGTGGATCAGCGCGATCCGCCGCGATCAAAGCCCCGATCGCGCGAGAGCGCCGATCGTTGGTTGGGATAAAAAATTCGGCCTGGCCAAAATCAATCCGCTGGCCAATGTCGACAAAGCGTGGGTCTGGCGAATGATCACCGAGCACGACATTCCCTACAACCCGCTGCATGACCAAGGCTACACCAGCATCGGTTGCTGGCCCTGCACACGGGCCGTCGCCGCCGGCGAAGATGAACGCGCCGGTCGTTGGAGCGGAACCGAAAAGACCGAGTGCGGTCTGCACACGCTAGACGACGATACGAACAAGTAA